One Microcaecilia unicolor chromosome 4, aMicUni1.1, whole genome shotgun sequence genomic region harbors:
- the TMED4 gene encoding transmembrane emp24 domain-containing protein 4 → MYCRMYPVLFFLFQLGLVRALYFHIGETEKRCFIEEIPDETMVIGNYRTQLWDKQTEAFLPSTPGLGMFVEVKDPDGKVILSRQYGSEGRFTFTSHTPGEHQICLHSNSTKMALFAGGKLRVHLDIQVGEHANNYPEIAAKDKLTELQLRVRQLLDQVEQIQKEQNYQRYREERFRMTSESTNQRVLWWSITQTIILILTGIWQMKHLKSFFEAKKLV, encoded by the exons TGTAGGATGTATCCAGTGTTGTTCTTCCTTTTCCAGCTCGGTTTGGTCCGGGCCCTCTATTTCCACATCGGGGAGACGGAGAAACGGTGCTTCATAGAGGAGATCCCCGATGAGACCATGGTGATAG GGAATTACCGCACTCAGCTATGGGACAAGCAGACAgaggccttccttccttccacacCAGGATTAGGGATGTTTGTGGAAGTAAAGGATCCGGATGGAAAG GTTATCTTATCCAGGCAGTATGGCTCTGAGGGGCGCTTCACCTTCACCTCTCACACACCGGGTGAGCACCAGATCTGCCTTCATTCTAACTCCACCAAGATGGCGCTTTTTGCTGGTGGGAAACTG AGGGTGCATCTGGATATCCAGGTTGGGGAGCATGCCAACAACTACCCTGAGATCGCAGCCAAGGACAAGTTGACGGAACTGCAACTGAGAGTCAGACAGCTACTGGACCAGGTGGAGCAGATTCAGAAGGAGCAGAACTACCAAAGA TACCGTGAGGAGAGATTTCGTATGACCAGTGAGAGCACCAATCAGAGAGTGTTGTGGTGGTCCATCACACAGACCATCATCCTTATCCTGACTGGAATCTGGCAAATGAAGCACCTTAAAAGTTTCTTTGAGGCTAAAAAACTGGTTTAA